The Quercus lobata isolate SW786 chromosome 4, ValleyOak3.0 Primary Assembly, whole genome shotgun sequence genome segment GACTACAAAAAAGTGACAATCATATTCATTTGCAATTATGGATGCTCAATTATTGTAGATCTTCCAAGTGCTAAGCCTCAATGAATATTAAAGTTGACCTGAAACTTATTTTCCTTTAGGTCTGAACTGTGATACTTTATGTAGCCAGTTGAAGAAACGAATCTTTGAAATGAATTAAAAAGTTCATTAATGGGaaatcaattttctttaaaattgggaGCACAGTGACATAAGACCATTTATTGGTAATCAATACACAAATTTGGGTATATATTGAATGTACAGTACTATGAATAAACATCCGAACAATGTGTTCTGATGTATGCTTCACCAACCACAGTTTATGACATccaattgtttttttgttatttccttctaaattaacaaaaaagagGGCTAAACACATAACATATTGTAATTAGTGTAACATAAAGTGAAACACTCTTAATGATACAATGTACTTTTGTTCTACACTCTTAGGGCATATCCATGATCATAATCATGTCATTGTGCTTAAAAATCATTAAGTATGAAGTTAATAACATGTACTTCAATTTCTGTGTAGAAACACTGCATTGCTTAGAGAAAGAGAACAATAGTACAATGAGATAGAGATGTTATTTTACCTACCATATGATTCTTAATAATTAAAACACTAGTCCCATTAGTACTAGTTATATCTCCCTCAAGACTTTCTTCTCCAAAAgtttccttttcccttttcaGTGTCAATACCCAAGCCTATACATATAATAATTAGCTTCCAATTATCCTCTCAACTTCTTCCAATCCTTAATGAAGAATCAACACCTTTGCCAATGCCTGCAAAGAGCCTAGCAATCTCCAATTGAGTATTAGCAAGAATTTCTGTCCTCTTAAGATCCATTTCTCCTCTCTTTGCCTCGGCTTCTACTCTCATCCTCTCTATTTCCCTCATGGTATCCATCCTTGTTTGCTCTGATCTCACCACTACTTCTGCTAGCCATCGTATGCTCTCAGCTATCTCCaattcttctcttcttctcctcttcttcttttccattttcatcttcatttttttcgACCTTAACTTGTCCTTGTCACTGTTATAAAGGGCTGGTGTGCTACTATCTGTCTCCAAATGATTCTTGTCAGATACTTGGTCAGATAATTTGGTTCCTACTCCATCTTCCTGTCAAACATGAAACAATGTATTTTAATAAACTTACCAGCACTTCAATCAACATGAGTTGTATTTTCATATTCCTAGAGCTATAACATGTTTACAAGTTACTACTTGGAAGAATAACACATGTTTACTTAATAGCGATTCTTAGAATTATGGTTCATCTATTAAATTCGTTTTTTCTTGACTATTTAAGCTTTAATTTGAGACAATTGTTAGTTTATCATGATATTAAATAAAGTGACGTGGAGTTCCAACCCTCCCTTTTGTAAAGGGAAATGTCagaattatgattaaatgaACATTTCCTAACTACttaaattttgagaaatatGTAATTTATTATTGATCTTGCCATATTTACGAACAATGATGCTATCCTTTCCtatatattaggaaaaaaaaatgatactatcctttttctttttctttttgggttttccAGTAAGAGAATGAAAGTTATTCAAGTAATcaaaatgaaatgtaaattgGGGGGGAAAAAAGATTCTAGATAATGGGAAGTGGTACATAAATCTGATAAGATATGAGTAATGGTATGCAATTCTCTGACAATTTCaaaaagtcatgaaaaacaTCAATCAGTTTCTCATGCAGTACAGTGAACAAATCATAAGACAAGAGAAACCAGTTTAGTAGCCCAGtggctagaaatagtttatatatatctgaaagaaagaataaagtgaGAGTTACATGTTACAACTAGAattgacaaaaaagaaaaagcattaGCAGTATCACAGACCTTAGCCAACCTATCAACACCATTGGATCCATGAGAGTTTTGAGTGACCCCAACTTGTGGTGGAGCTGGAGCTGCTGCTGCTGGTTGTGGTTGCAACACTACTACCGGTGACGGCTCTAATAACATTAAAGGAGGATTAGCCGGAGGAGGTGGTGGCGGAggcggtggcggtggtggttGTGGAGCTTGAACTGGTCCACTTCCGCGCAACAAAAGGTCAAGACGTGGATATAGTGGCCATGAAGAGGCATCAGCGGTGGCAGACTCAGACCTGTACCTTTTCTTCATGGATTCAATCTTGTTCTTGCACTGTGTCTGTGTCTTAGGGGATTTTGTAGAGTTGCCACGCGACGAAACATGGCGAGCAACATCTTCCCAATCATGACCCTTCAGTTTGGCTCGGTTTCTCAGAACCCATTTGCTTTCATAGGCTTCAAGTAAGCTTGAAACCGCTCCTTCACTCCACTCATCTCTTTTCAACCTATCACTActaccaccaacaacaacaccaCTGCCACCACCACTAGCAAATGGTTTTCTTGGAGAGTCTTCTTTGATTGTAGTAGCAGTAGTAGTTGTAGTGGTATGGTTAGAGAGAAGAGATGGGCTTTCTTTGTTAATTTCTTTGTGATCCATCTCATTCTCTCCCCATGCTATGCTAAACTTTTACCTATATTGTTTTAGCTGCTAACATGTATGAACCCATCAAATAAGTTCATAACTgcaaagaaagagagacacAACCACTagcattagagagagagagagcaaaaacaaaaaaggaatgGCTAGCTTGTATTAGTGGCCAcccaaaggaaagaaagaaaaaaaagagagaaggaaagttTTTAGGGTTAGTGGGCAACCAAGAAAAATGGTTTCACTTTGTCAAATGAGTTAATGATGTTAACCTCCTAACTTTCctttttcactttatttttttttttgggtagtgttTTGTGATTGTGGGTATGTTGGTTTTATTGTTGTGGTTGAGTTATTTTGGCTGTTAGCGTTGATATGAAGCCAACCAAGACATCCACTTGGGCCTATAagggggtggtggtggtggtgggtcaGTCACGTGGGTCTGTCACCCACTCTCTATCCCTATCACCAATTCActactaccaccaccaccacaaccttatttctttcttcttcaattgcTAGCCAATATATGTGCTATCCTCACTCAAAAAACCTTAGCTTACACACacatcctctctctctttctttctctttttctctcttagcTTTGcctttttgcctttttgggTCTGTGcctttttgaaagtttttttgggTGGATTGATTCATAACCACTAGACCCAAATGCTAATGGCTTTCTTTCTAATAACACCTTCAATTGGCGCATTGATTCTGCCTTGGCTATAATGGTGGCCAATCATAATATGCCTCATCAAGTGGTGAACTATTAGCCTAGCTAGAgtcatttttttgataaaaaactTGGGGTCTTGGATTGTCTGACTTCATTCCTTAATCATAAACCTTAGGTGTTATCTAAGGAAATCCTTAACcaacattaaaaattttagcctcttattgcttttatattttcatttgaagCACTTTACATAAAAgggttcttttctttttacataatttaataTGTGGCTACAAGTTGCAGCATTTAAACTATAccatttttgtattattattatagctTTGTAAAGCATCCATGCGAGAGTGGGTTCAATGGCTAATTGAGAACATGTAATACATATTCTATTCATTTAAGGATTGGATTGCCAATGAAGAATGCATATTGTAATTTGTCTAGCTTAACTCAGCCAAGGTTTGTAAATGGCTATGGTTGGTTACAATTGAGAAATGAATGGTTAAGGGCAGGGAATATAGGAGACACTAGGAACAGAAACTTGGCCATTTGGCCATAAAAGCAAGCCTTGGTAGGCCTTGGTCAGTGGTTAGTGATGAAGTTTCAAGTTGAACCATATTTCATTGATGACCAAATCTACTCAAAATTCTACAAGTCCCAACCCTGACCTGACCCACAATCAAATCTGTCAACACTAAATGACTAAATTCTTTTTGTGGAAGTTGG includes the following:
- the LOC115988122 gene encoding trihelix transcription factor ASIL2, translated to MDHKEINKESPSLLSNHTTTTTTATTIKEDSPRKPFASGGGSGVVVGGSSDRLKRDEWSEGAVSSLLEAYESKWVLRNRAKLKGHDWEDVARHVSSRGNSTKSPKTQTQCKNKIESMKKRYRSESATADASSWPLYPRLDLLLRGSGPVQAPQPPPPPPPPPPPPANPPLMLLEPSPVVVLQPQPAAAAPAPPQVGVTQNSHGSNGVDRLAKEDGVGTKLSDQVSDKNHLETDSSTPALYNSDKDKLRSKKMKMKMEKKKRRRREELEIAESIRWLAEVVVRSEQTRMDTMREIERMRVEAEAKRGEMDLKRTEILANTQLEIARLFAGIGKGVDSSLRIGRS